The DNA segment TATCATACAGTAGGAAATGTGTCTTACTTTGGAATCATACGAACCTTTTAATCCATGCTCTCCTTTCCTTCCCATGAAACCCATTGGACCCTGGTCTCCTTTTGCGCCCTCATCACCTTTCTGGCCTTTTGAAAGTGGGCATAAGATACACAGTGTAAATCGGCCTCACTTTTAAGTTTTGCAGTCGATTACTTGAATCTGTTTGGGAGAAAAGTTCATCTGTAGGATGGCAGCACTTACCCTTGATTCCTTGATGACCTGTGAAACCTGGAAGTCCTTGGGGACCAGTGAGGCCCCTTCTCCCTGGACTGCCAGGCTGACCTAGTGTGAGAGATGTCAAgggaatcaatcaatcaataaatctcCACAGCTCACAGCTCTAGTCCTGCTGACCTGTATGCCTTGCCGTTACATGGTTGCATGCAACTGTGCAGGGTACTTGGGCCCCCAAGACTAGAGCTGATAACTATGAGCATTGAGGACCAAATCAGTatacacatttaataataacCTGGTAGGCCCCTTTCTCCTTTGTCTCCCTTTGGGCCCTTGCTGCCTCCTTTGCACAGAGCACAGGTGCAGAACCAAGGCACCTGATCCGCAGTCGGGGGTATCGGTGCTTCCAGGATCATATTGCAGTATGTCAAGTCTGGGGAATCTGGGGATCCTTGAGTGTCATTTAAGCCTGGAACTGTTCGCTGGTAGGGGGAACCTTTGGGTAGTTGTGGGTAGTCTGATGGCATGGACATTGGCAGCATCTGGTAGTCATCGATTGGCATCAGGGCACCTCCTCGTATCTGGGGAGTGCCACCTTGCGCCATGGGGTGGTTATTATGTTCTGGGAGTCGGCTGTCATTCTGTGGAGGATAGGGCTCGAAACTCTTCAGGATTTCTTCTGGGGGAATGGGACTGTCGGGTGAACCTGGTGGCGGAGGTGTAAAGATCCCTGCATTCCCTCTTTCACCGATCATCATGCCTGACGAGAGGGCTAAGGAGGCCAGCAAGCCCATGAATGCCCATTTTAGCTTTGGCACCTGGTGAGAAATTAGAGAACAAGAACATGTACTTGACTAGTGCCTTGATGCAGGAACGTCACAAGACTCAATTTACTGGGGTACTGTGGCCCAGTAAAATGGAGCTGTGGCCCACTAAAATCACCACACCACTATAACACGGCTAAACAGTTCATCAAtggtaaaatattaaataataatgtacaaTTTAACTGTTTAAAATTCTAATAGgaacatcattttaaacatcCACAGTTGAGGCatattattttgcattattttatatgtaaaatattgaTAAAAGACCTTGAAACCCATTTTTTCTCAACTTCCCACTCAAACCACATGAACCCAACCAATCAAGTGAACGAGTTTCACCTCAGTGGTGGAGGCTCAGcgagagctccgggctattaatgacagggttgtgggttcgatacccgggctcagcaagctgccactgttgggcccttgagcaaggcccttcaccctctctgctccctgggtgctgaagttggctgcccaacgctctgagtgggtgggtgtgtgctcactacccctagttcactagtgtgtgtgtgtgtgttttcactaccacagatgggtcaaatgcagaggacacattttgctgtacatggtACAGTGACAAAAACATGCACCTTTAGCTATATGTGGAGGTTATAACCACTTATATGGTATAACCTACCAACAACACACAGTAGCCCACCAAAGCAAAGCCATTGTGTTAGCATAGGCTTTATTTTTGCTAGCTGGTAAAAGGGGCATTGATGACACAAGCTTGCAAAAATGAGCATCATGTGCTAACCAGTTGTCCAGCTAACCCAAATTGCGTTTTATGGAGTTTAATGGAAAAACTTAAtggaaaaattattattattattattattattattaataataataattataactattatattattatgcaTAGACTATGTTAATGAGACAAtgagacaaccatatttactcAGGACAATATCAGCACAAAGTGAAGTTAGCCATTTCTGATAAAgcacaaaactaaaaaaaggctgtaaaatatttttaggTTTGAAGTTTGTATGCTGAATGATacttataaattaaataatataaatagaaatagaaaaatacTGACCGCAGAAATAGACCATTGTTTAATGGAAAAACTTAatggaataataataagaagaagaagaagaagaatattattattattattattattattatttataactattaatattattaggtGTGCCCCTCTGAATTCTGTATGTCTCAGTACAACAAGCAATCTAGATTCGCCTCTGCCTTGATGTAATATGATATTATTGAGTAATAGTTTGGGtccatttattaataataattacataataaacatttacattaagaCTTACCTTCCAttaatttctgcataattcagagCTGAAAAACGTCCCATAACGCTTATTATTAAGGTATGTAGATTTGAGAAAGGTCAAAAAGTCGGGACCTGCCGACGGCTCTATAGCAACTCTCAATTCCCCCACCTCTGATCcacagggtttaaggggttctAATGCGAATCCTATAAATAATGTTGCCTTATTTTCCGGCCACTGATTTCCCTGAATCCCTGAACGCCACATCGCCTGCATCTGCATCAAACCCGTCAAGATCTGAGATACTCACAATGTGCAGGTAGTCTTGAGCCATGTTCTGGAGCAACCGCTTGACAAGTGAACAGAGCGTCTGGTGCAGTGACCAATTTATATGGCTTGCTTAGAAAAAGACGTTCCCAACCTGACTCCTTCCCCATTGGCCTGTAGACAAAGCGGATACACGGCTACACATGATATCCTGTTGTCTTTAAGGCACAATAACTAGGGCTTCTAGCGTCAAGAGCTTGTTGGCATTGGGCAACACGTTGCGCACAATGAAAACTAAAATAATGGTTGGCCAATAAATGCACTCCCCTGTTCTCATCTATTCCCTGCTCGTCTCTTTGGTTTCAGGTATTGGATTGAAATAAAGATAAGCGGCCTGGAAACCGATCCCCATGAGATTACTGCTGTTGTAAAATCAATTGCTGACCTATTTCATCCTCAGGAGATCTGATGGCTCTTTAAACTTCCTTAAACTTTCTGTCATTTTGACTAATTGGTCTTTATTGGGCAGTTCATAGCTGCTGTTAATCTTACAGTAGCTGTTTATGTAATGGATGGCCAGAAAAACATCACCGTCCTTCATACATTTCTATGGTCAATTCTACGGTCAGTTGAACATTCTGCTGCTCAGTAAGTTTTACACACCAAACCAAACAGTTAGAATATTAGCAGCAGTACTAGAATAGTAGAACATCCCATCCCAAATTTGGACCTCACACATTCCAGCAACAAAAACCAACAGAGGCCTTCTGGAAAGTGCTTGGGCCCCTTAAGCCATGCCTCTAGCCTTCGCTCTCAGAGCCAGCAGGTTGATACAGAAAGCATCCTGGGGCCAACCACACCTCATTTGCTCTCCACTTGGCCATGCAACCGAGTCCTGTCTATTCATTCAGACTCATAATGAATCAAAGAGTACATCTGAAACCCTAACCGTCAAAACAAGGCCTTGTGACAAAAAGCAGAAGAAAGGATGAATGACTACCCTTAATATTTGTCCCCGTTTCCACACCTGTAGACACAAACGTGTCCTCAATTGGCATGttcctacaccccccccccaccccaccaccacccccacccccccgtgGCTCATGTGTCCACGGCTTCTAACGTAAAGGCACTCCAAATGCCCTGCATACCAACTATGTGAGTATGGAATACCAGACACTAGGGATGTCCCGTCCCGGTCCAGTAACTCAGGATCGGGGGGCGACTGGGTATCGGGTTTCAATGTTCCGACCCACTTCCGATTGCTAGGGTTGCTGTAGTTGAGCACCACCGGCATCCTCTCAGCACCATTAATAGAAATGATCCTCGGTTGCTACACTAACTGGTGTTACCAGTTATCGGCCTAAACAGAAGGtacagctaaagctaaagcttctAATTCCAACTTCTAATGCCATTCATTACATTTGGGAGAAGTTTGGGAGAACATCTCAGACCGAAttaagctcttgttgctgaatgcaatgcaaaaaatcctcacagcaatgctgctccagagTCTAGTAGCACATCTTCTTCCCTTcttcacagtagagacagttactccaacaaaagcaggagaaactcttttaaacccttgatttcagaagaaacaatgaatgagcaggtgtccaaatacttaccaTATAGACTATGTTAATGAGACACAACCATATTTACTCAGGAAAATATCAGTACAAAGTGGAGTTAGCCATTTCCGATAAAGCACAGAACTAAAAAAGGCTTTAAAATACTTTTaggttttaaattttttttaaatactaaataatacttataaattaaataatatacatataaaaaaatactgacAGCAGAAATAGACCATTTAATTGCTAATTGCAAAGGTTACatctgacatttaaaaaaacagtacaaGTAAAAATGAAATAGCCTTcgtttaatatatatttattatgaattaGAACCCTAAAAAGAACCATGTGTACATAATCTTAatcatatttttctttttgagcTTTTTAAAATTGTGATTATACGAATATACGGCACAAGCAACTCTAAGCTTCGGTTGTTACTTTGGGCCGAGCGGAGGTTGAAGGGTAGGAACAGACTGTGGACTATCAGTAAACAGATATTAGTTAGTCATTAACACAATTTAAACAGCACATCTACCATCCCTGCTTTTTCCTTATTTTTCAACATGTAAGTAAAATGCATATTTGAATTGGGGGCCGTCTAAATGTAGccctttctgctgttgttttgtcCGTCTGTCTCTGGCAGATATATGGATGCCGTCCTGCTGTGGTGACTGAAATGAACAGAACTGCAGTTATTTGTTAAGCTGCTAACTGCAGCTCTCTGGCAGTGTTGACCGTTTGGGAGTAACAGAGTTCGCATTGGCACTAAAGCACGTGTCTGATGCCTGTGTTTCCTCTTATAGTTCTCATCTGAGGAGAAATCAGACGGTATTGATCAGTTCTTCTGCCTGGTAAGAGACGTCTTCCTTTCCTCAGTTAAACTGGTAGCACTAAATTACAGAGTAACTCAAACTTGTATTTCTGACAGTCAAGTCAACCAAGGTTTCTACGGACTGTTCTGTGTTGCTATGTTGCTCTGTGAATGAGATAccacatacacactacactcATATTCTAATTTAATggttaataataaacatatgcaAATATATAGCGCTTTACTAAGGATTTGGGCCTTGTTGTGTCTACAGTGTGTATGACCATGGCGAGGAAACCCTTCCTCTGCTTTgtcttgctgattttcttctgGGCTTCTCCAGCTCTCAGCACATCAGGTATGATCCCGAAATGTTGGAATTCCACATGAAATCCACATTCCAGCAAAATCTCAAACACAGTGTGTTCATTAGTGCTTCAAGAATTTATAGGTACgtgaaagaaaatcattacaggCATTATTTGGCTGAGCAAGAAAGTATTGATCCGTTTGTTGGGAAACTGTGAAAGTTCCAGAATTCCCATGGCTCTGTGTATTTGACTACAACAGCGGTGCCAAAACTTTTAGTCTTGGGAAGGCAAAGTACAATGTTTTCAGTAGGCAACGACGTAAacgacaagaaaaaaagaagtcatATTCAATTGAATTCAATTGAAagcaactttattgtcattatactaagaCTAAAAAAGGGTTGTACGTCCaaccaaacactgttaggctaagtctCCAGTGCAGAATAGGTGGGACATGATACAATAGTGCAGGGACAATAGATAAAACACGAGGCAGGGTGTGTAGACAATAAATACGAagtcaataaatacaaaaatatacaaatatgtgcatgaaGGCTAGGGGATTAGGTCTAGACTAAgactatactactatactaacAGTAAACTGGAATAAATAGGCAGAGAGTTTAGGTATCTATGCCAAGGGAGACCAGTCTGGTGTTGAAAACGGTCTCGCATCATGTAAACAAGTGTGGAGTGCAGTAATGAGTGTAGCGGCTAGTGCTCAGGTAAAGAGAAGAGTACACAGCTTATGTACAGAGAGGGAGTTCCAGTTAAAGTGCAGAGTGCAGACAGTCCCTGATctggtggagctcagtgtgggTATGattcaaatacaaataaagaaagtcagCAGGTTTCTAATCAGGTTAGAAGTAGATTTGATAGCACTGCACTGCAAACGATAACTGTGACTGTAACCAGGTTCCTCACTTTCACTGAGTAGAAAGGAGGAAGTTTTATAGGTGTAGTTAGGCTCACTCCCACAAATGTCATGAGTACTAAAGATACAACAGATACTTGTATaaataagcctttataaatgtttatataggtTTATGTCAGTTGGCCTGTGGGTTATGCAGGTGTTTTTAGGCCTTATGAATGGTGTTCTACAGGAAAGTGTAACCACACTTTGTAGTAAAGcaagttatttttatttaactgtCACAAAAATACTTACAAAAGCAATTTAAAAGGAAAATGATTATTTCTTACTTGTAAAATAGGTTTTGTTACATATAGAATAACAatctaatataaatataaatgtagtaTTCAACTTTTAgatacaaaaaccttgtatctaaaTGTTTGCTgtttctcactttttgacataatgtgattattattattaatgtcattatgaatctggcagttgttctttacattgtgtcaaaatttctttagggatggaccaatagaaatgacttggactcacattgactttcattacaatttcctgtaaaattgccattttggagatgtaagGTTTTTGTATGGCAACAATGATAGACACttcaaaatattaaacaatatataaatatgcaaacaaatcttttttatatttaaaaatataaaaaatatgttcTGCTGTCATTAAAGCGCTCATGTCTATTTCCCagacatggattaagcctaaTTGTTGGACCACCTTTTAGGATCAATGAGAAATCACCattgaaaaatgtattttaatctAGACtttgtttatacatatatatatatatatatatatatatatatatatatattttttttttttttttttattaattacctATTTAAATACTTATTTCTATCTTCTGCTCTTATGTGAGTGTACCACTGACCATCACTACTATCATCATTTATGTTACATTTATTGGTATCTAACAGTAATGGCTAACTTTATACTAATTCTGTAGATATACTTTATATTTATGTCTATGTCTATATCTGTGAtctgtatgtttatttgttaaATCTAGGCAATATCTGAATCACAGAAGCTGCACTTCTACACTCCCTATTCATCCTGTCTTTTGTGTATCAGTCTTCTACAGCAGCCCGAATGCCCATATGCTCCTGCGCTCCAGACGGGCTAACAGCTTCCTGGAAGAACTTAAGCCTCCCTCTCTGGAGCGAGAGTGTATGGAGGAGCGCTGTGATTTTGAGGAAGCCAGAGAGATCTTCCAGACCAGAGAGAGCACGGTCCGTCAATATTTCATCTAATCAAGCTAATCTTACCTTTGGGTCGGGCTGCCACAAGTGATATTTTCTCCACCAATTCACTTAAATTCCTGCATAATTCAATGGTTAGGATGAAAACAAAGTTATTTGGGGTGGGTTTGgggtgaaatgctctgttccaGAGAAATTTactgagtcagaattgttcacagtggaggtgaatggaggcaagttttaaaaaaagttaaagttattaaatttttcatatatatatatatatatatatatatatatatatatatatatatatatatatatatatatatatatatatatatatgcacatgtCATGGCGTATTAGGCCAGATGGAAAGGGATGAACCTCAATGAAAGAGGGTTTATTTAACAAAATGAACATAAACACAAGGGGTATGAGAACATGCATAGCAAACAGAGGGCAAAACTGTGAAGACAACCAAAACGGTGAACACAACAAatctgggactgggaggagccggGAGCAGAGCAGCCGTTAATGGGCTACACAGGGAAAAACCTAAGAGggaacctgaacctaaaccaacaggcagagcctgggcatGGGGACACTTAAGCTAAACAAGGGGAGAGCCGTGCTCTAATAACTAGAGaggggtagctggggaaccTGCAGCATGCTGCCATGAGCGTGAGTCGCCTTGCTTGAGTGTGGATAACCTGAGAATCCTGATATGAAGTGAGCCAGCCTCGCTAGTCAAGTGAGTAGCAGAGAGACCTAGTGCCGAACGGGGGGTAACCTCAGGGCGTCCTAGAGGTTACAGACGGTTCAATTCTCAGCAGAGAACTACAGTaatgaggctccttaagtacccccagtcccaggtgtaacacacgaacacaaatgaacatgaatcaacagaaacaaaggggaagtccttatttgggcctgtgggcggcggcttgggattgccccgggggagggcgcgataccgagTGCCTGacactgtcatacaaaaacctaTATCTGTAtcttcaaaacagcaactttacagaagcaggaaaaaactTTAACTTGTAATGGAtacttttttttcatatttctcatattaaagtgaaaaacagggTCAAAAAGTGTTGTTATAAGGTTTTTTATGACAGTGACATTGTATATAAAAATGGTGGAATTGCCCTTTAAAACCtggcaggccgaaagtgttattaccaaTGAATCGCCccaacagtttgtacagaagtccctataggtactaaataatacacctcagtgtgtaataagcctttctgtgttaggAGGTTAAGCAATATAgcacatacacacctatacatGTGCATTAGATGTATTCATTTAGTGTTAATATACTTTTTTTCAACCTGAACCATTCCATTTTTATTGCTGGGCCCTTTTCAGATGAATcatctaaatattatttattggtGGATTATTGTTCCAGCAGTTCCAGTAATCAGTTCTTTCCTCTTGCAGATGGAATTCTGGACTCGGTATATAGGTGAGTGTGAtttgtgtttcagtgtttaaagGCTTACTGTGGCCCCAACCGCAAAGCACTACAGACTAGTATTACTATGTGTATCAGATGGAAACCAGTGCAGCCCTAACCCCTGCCAGAATGGGCATTGTGTGGACCAGTACCAGTCCTACATTTGCAACTGCAACCCTGGCTTTGAAGGAAAATACTGTCAAATACGTGAGCTCACATCACAGCTTCATCCTGTTTGCAGACACTAGAAAAACACTGAAGGAGAGGTAGAAAATCCTTCATTTTAATGGAAgattggagcatttccattggtccattcctcattTAAAAAGCTGGTGTTTGtaattggcataaaaaaaactacagtagtttagctgcATATTAGTTTTGGGAATTCCTTAAATGATCACAAGCTGGTTTCTGGTGGTTTATTGACTCTCTGGCTGCTGAATATTGTTCATTAATAGATTTCCACTACTGAATTACCATGTATGCATTCCAGGGGTACAGCCAGGGATTTCAGACCCCATAAAAacatattacactgggctccacagcTCTAACCattctgccaaaatacatatttagggcccctgtcaatcacaggcccttagaatcatcctaaCCTCCCCCCTCCTACAATGCCCCTGATCCCATATATCCCATATATCCTCAATATTTAGCCATattatcagaaacaccacagTCAGTCTCAGTGTACATAGCATTACATGTACACCACTATAAGCTACAGCATGGCATGACCTTTCAGCGAGGGATCTTTTAAAAGCCAAGACTGTAGTTTGCTGGTATTAGTGCTAAGTCTCAAGTGCTAATTGGGTGATATGAGAATTATAGTGATGGTAGAACTGCCTTCTGATGGTCATGTACACCCTGGCCCTCAGAAGCCTCAGCCTTTAACTGCTCTGTGAACAACGGCGACTGTGACCATGACTGCCACGAGAGGAAGGACAAAACTGGCCGTTTCTGCAGCTGCATCCAAGGATACCAAATCAAAGAGAACTCCAAAGAGTGTGCTCCCAAAAGTAAGAACATGTGGTTCAGCTCAACATGTACACCAGCCACTTCTTTGTTATTGCCCTCCTGgcccattctatcagctccactgaccatacaggagcactgtgtagttcaaGAAGTCTagactgtgtccatctgcttctctgcatactctgttatactgttcttcaatgctcaggaccccacaggactgaccaccaccgAGCAGACTGTAGGTAGTATtagggtggtgggtcagtcattctcagcactgcagcactgacactgactgacatgttggtggcgagtgtgttagtagtgtgttttGCGCTGCTGGTACTGCTGGTACATCAGTGTCCACAGTGGTTTAAGCACTCcggcagcactgctgtatctgatccactcgtaccaccagcgcaacacacactactaactagtcctgtggggtcctgagcattgaagaacaaacagggtgagaggaggctTCTATATGGTCAgaggagctgatagaatggacagtggttttaataaatgtgtaTACAGATCAGCCAAGACGTGTCTTTCTTGCACTAGAGCTACTAGGCTAATGTAGTCTAGATAACAAGCAGGAAGCTTAGATCTCAGCAGTATCTAAACCATGCAGAGATggggtgttcagtaatctccaACACagcagacttgcttatgtggtttctgagagATTGTGATCTATAGGCATGGTCTGAaatatggcatttagctgaaaACAGCAGTGACAACCATCTCAAAGCCAACTTAGTGGAGTGATGGAGTCATTTTAAGAGAGGGGCCTCCTCCTCAGCCCTATATATACTGTTAACAGTATAACATCCTTGAGGTtcctcagtttgaaactgtagaggaacctctAAAGATGCATTAAGGTGTATTGAGGTTCCTCCATGGTTCTTCGGAGGTTCCTCAATGCACCTTTAGAGGTTCCTCAATGCACCTTTAGAGGTTCTTTCaagattcctccacagtttccacGCTCACCTCAACTACAGGGGGCATCAGCTTCCCACGCTCCCcgaaactccagcccaaagtctTCGGGGTTCGCCTTCCCATATTAGCAAATCCTGCACTTATAACCATGCTAAAACAGTAGGCCCATGTAGTGTGATGTCAAGGACCTCACATACGTCTTAGCTGATCGTGAAGGACATTCTTCTTGCATGTGTGGGCGAGTAAACAGTGTCTGTTGGTGTCTGATCTCTCCAGATCAAGATGCATGTGGACAGATTTTGATCCCCAAGTCGGCCTACAGCACCAAGCCCAGGCCAGGTCTACAGCCGTGGCTTGTTGGTGGTGAAGTTGGCAAAAAAGGAGAAAGTCCCTGGCAGGTAGTTACCTAATCTTTTCTTTAGGTCATCAAAAGGAATACAAACCAGTGGTCATGGAGGCACCCAACCCATCCTCCCAACACAGCTGATCAGCTCATGAACAAGTCCTCTGTGAAGGGtggggtgcctccaggaccagggttggggaaCACTGACCTACAGCACTGCTGTATCCATTATACAGTACTGCTTAATAGTGCTGAAGAAATCTTACTCTACTGGGAAAGCAGTCTCTGGATGTTTGCTGTTTCCCCTTAAAGCACCTAATACGATGCATGATATCTGTGTCCATGCTTTCCAGGCTCTCATACTGAACGCCAAAGGAAAATTCCACTGTGGCGGGGTCTTGATTGATGAAAGCTGGGTGCTGACTGCTGCCCACTGTCTTGAGACAAGCCTTCGCTTCAGCGTCCGACTaggtttgtcctgctttcaCTCCAAATCAGAAGTGTCTATACGTACCTGGCCACACCTTATTAGGAGTGTTTCCTTTTGGGTAAAATAACCACTCATGAGACTCTCAGTAACATCTCAACACCACATCAATGATGcagcagcatctgaacattcagtagacgACCAAAAGACTTTTACTGAAGACCTCTACTGAAgaattcagctgttcttcacacttacttAAAGCTTGAGTCcgagttcagatctgtagatgttctCCAGGTCTCCACCAGGTCTAATTTAGACTCTCAGCACCCTCAACCAGCTTTTgctatagacctgctgctgacaccagtctggaactggatttTACCTGGACTAGACTGGACTAGATGGGATTAAAGGGCCAAGGATGAGGGTTAGAATGTGCTCTGACTAAAGTTATGGCCTTTGGGCCTGATCGTGGTCTTAGGGCACCTTTCAACAAAGTAGATGTGAACACGCCCTTACAAACGTCAATATTGgactctgagtggctcagtggtctaatgtgctaccactatggcccactATGGGtcgcgagttcaaatcccgagccatgtcgCTTTACCATCAGTgtagcacaattggccatgcttgGGCTGTGGGTAGATGACTGCCTCCCCtaatcactcttaagcgatgttaaCACCACAGCtgttgtggtggagctggggaccctggGGTCACTGAGGCGGTGGACCCTGGGGCCTCACAGGACCTGACTTTGACACTCCTGTCCTTTCAGGTGACTACTTACGATTCATGAAAGAAGGAACTGAGGTTACCATCCCCGTGTCGAAGTTCATCTCCCACCCGAAGTACAACCCTCTGACGGTGGACAACGACATCGCCCTTCTGCGCTTGTCCACTCCCGTGAAATTCACCACCTTCATCCTGCCGGCCTGCCTCCCGAGCCGCCACCTGGCCGAGCGTGTGCTCCACCTCAACGGGACCCAAACTGTGGTGACCGGATGGGGCAAGCCCAACGAGACGGCATCCCACTACAGCTCAGCTCTCAGCTTCATCAACATCCCCATCATGGACCGCACCGAGTGTGCTCGCCACATGGTCAACAACCTCACCCAGAACGTCCTGTGTGCCGGGGTAATTGGGAAAGAAAAGGACGCTTGCGAGGGCGACAGCGGAGGGCCCATGATGACCCAGTACCACAACACGTGGTTCCTCATAGGCCTCGTGTCCTGGGGCGAGGGATGCGGTCGTACAGACAAACTGGGCATCTACACCAAGGTCTCTAATTACATGGAGTGGATAGACAGCGTCCGGAAGGAAGCGACAGGCCCTTGATTGAACG comes from the Salminus brasiliensis chromosome 23, fSalBra1.hap2, whole genome shotgun sequence genome and includes:
- the proca gene encoding vitamin K-dependent protein C isoform X1; this translates as MTMARKPFLCFVLLIFFWASPALSTSVFYSSPNAHMLLRSRRANSFLEELKPPSLERECMEERCDFEEAREIFQTRESTMEFWTRYIDGNQCSPNPCQNGHCVDQYQSYICNCNPGFEGKYCQIQASAFNCSVNNGDCDHDCHERKDKTGRFCSCIQGYQIKENSKECAPKNQDACGQILIPKSAYSTKPRPGLQPWLVGGEVGKKGESPWQALILNAKGKFHCGGVLIDESWVLTAAHCLETSLRFSVRLGDYLRFMKEGTEVTIPVSKFISHPKYNPLTVDNDIALLRLSTPVKFTTFILPACLPSRHLAERVLHLNGTQTVVTGWGKPNETASHYSSALSFINIPIMDRTECARHMVNNLTQNVLCAGVIGKEKDACEGDSGGPMMTQYHNTWFLIGLVSWGEGCGRTDKLGIYTKVSNYMEWIDSVRKEATGP
- the proca gene encoding vitamin K-dependent protein C isoform X2; translated protein: MTMARKPFLCFVLLIFFWASPALSTSVFYSSPNAHMLLRSRRANSFLEELKPPSLERECMEERCDFEEAREIFQTRESTMEFWTRYIEASAFNCSVNNGDCDHDCHERKDKTGRFCSCIQGYQIKENSKECAPKNQDACGQILIPKSAYSTKPRPGLQPWLVGGEVGKKGESPWQALILNAKGKFHCGGVLIDESWVLTAAHCLETSLRFSVRLGDYLRFMKEGTEVTIPVSKFISHPKYNPLTVDNDIALLRLSTPVKFTTFILPACLPSRHLAERVLHLNGTQTVVTGWGKPNETASHYSSALSFINIPIMDRTECARHMVNNLTQNVLCAGVIGKEKDACEGDSGGPMMTQYHNTWFLIGLVSWGEGCGRTDKLGIYTKVSNYMEWIDSVRKEATGP